A single window of Nitrospirota bacterium DNA harbors:
- a CDS encoding HNH endonuclease gives MERTLLLNATFEPLKIIPWQRAITLLTQGKVEVIDFYERDIRGVSLTFKLPSILRLLKLVKVRRASREVRFSRANIYQRDKYSCQYCGIKYPAEDLTFDHVIPQVQGGQATWENIVTACLSCNNRKGGRTPREAGMRLIRPPMKPRWMPVITLTFGIKNAPLSWRDYLYWNIELNKEQ, from the coding sequence ATGGAACGGACGCTGCTCCTGAACGCGACGTTTGAGCCGTTAAAGATCATCCCCTGGCAAAGGGCGATCACGCTGCTCACCCAGGGCAAAGTGGAAGTGATCGACTTTTACGAGCGGGACATCCGGGGTGTGTCCCTCACGTTCAAACTGCCCTCCATCCTCCGTCTTCTCAAGCTTGTCAAGGTCCGCCGCGCAAGCAGGGAGGTCAGGTTCTCCCGCGCCAACATCTATCAGCGCGATAAATATTCCTGCCAGTACTGCGGCATCAAGTATCCCGCCGAGGATCTCACCTTCGATCACGTCATACCGCAGGTGCAGGGTGGCCAGGCCACGTGGGAGAACATCGTTACGGCCTGCCTCTCGTGCAATAACCGGAAGGGCGGCAGGACCCCCCGGGAGGCGGGCATGCGGCTGATCAGGCCTCCCATGAAACCCCGCTGGATGCCGGTCATCACCCTGACCTTCGGTATCAAGAACGCTCCCCTCAGCTGGCGTGATTATCTCTATTGGAACATCGAACTGAACAAGGAACAGTAG